Proteins co-encoded in one Ruegeria pomeroyi DSS-3 genomic window:
- a CDS encoding GNAT family N-acetyltransferase has product MIRSIPILNTGRLRLVGMRPEDFDRYAEIWADEQVVRHIGGKPRSRGECWDAFLRNEGHWHMTGFGQWGVVLQKTRRLVGQAGFFYSSRDMGPDFDAYPEAGWVLAPEAQGQGLGREAVAAAHDWFDRVIPGRLVAMIAPDNTPSLGLAQSLGYRPMREAEFGGRPVTLLRRDGPPARR; this is encoded by the coding sequence ATGATCCGATCCATACCGATCTTGAACACCGGACGGCTGCGGCTGGTCGGAATGCGGCCCGAGGATTTCGACCGCTATGCCGAGATCTGGGCAGATGAACAGGTGGTGCGCCATATCGGCGGCAAGCCCCGCAGCCGGGGCGAGTGCTGGGACGCGTTCCTGCGCAACGAGGGTCATTGGCACATGACCGGTTTTGGCCAATGGGGCGTGGTGCTGCAAAAGACCCGTCGCCTGGTGGGCCAGGCCGGGTTTTTCTACAGCAGCCGCGACATGGGGCCCGATTTCGACGCCTATCCCGAGGCGGGCTGGGTGCTGGCGCCCGAGGCGCAGGGCCAGGGGCTGGGCCGCGAGGCGGTAGCGGCGGCGCATGACTGGTTCGACCGGGTGATTCCCGGCCGTCTGGTGGCGATGATCGCACCGGACAACACGCCCTCGCTGGGGCTGGCACAATCGCTGGGATACCGCCCGATGCGCGAGGCCGAATTTGGCGGCCGCCCGGTCACGCTGTTGCGTCGCGACGGTCCGCCCGCGCGCCGGTGA
- a CDS encoding acyl carrier protein, whose product MSDVADRVKKIVVEHLGVEEDKVTENASFIDDLGADSLDTVELVMAFEEEFGIEIPDDAAETIQTFGDAVKFISEAS is encoded by the coding sequence ATGAGCGACGTCGCAGATCGCGTTAAGAAGATCGTTGTGGAGCACCTGGGTGTCGAAGAAGACAAAGTGACCGAGAATGCCTCGTTCATCGACGACCTGGGCGCCGACAGCCTCGACACCGTCGAGCTGGTCATGGCTTTCGAAGAAGAGTTCGGCATCGAGATCCCGGACGACGCGGCCGAAACCATCCAGACCTTCGGCGACGCCGTCAAGTTCATCAGCGAAGCCTCCTGA
- the fabG gene encoding 3-oxoacyl-ACP reductase FabG: MFDLTGKNALITGASGGIGGAIARALHAAGASVVLSGTRVEPLQALADELGERAHVLTCNLSDMAAVEALPKQAADLLGSVDILVNNAGITRDNLFMRMSDDEWQSVIDVNLTATMKLCKGVLRGMMKARWGRIVNISSVVGAIGNPGQGNYAASKAGVVGMSKALAYEVASRGITVNAVAPGFITTAMTDKLTDEQKSGLLTQVPAGRMGSPEEIAAAVLYLASPEAAYVTGATLHVNGGMAML; encoded by the coding sequence ATGTTTGATCTGACCGGAAAGAATGCCCTGATCACCGGTGCCTCGGGTGGCATCGGGGGCGCCATCGCGCGCGCGCTGCATGCTGCCGGCGCCTCGGTGGTGCTGTCGGGCACCCGGGTCGAGCCGCTTCAGGCGCTGGCCGACGAGCTGGGCGAACGCGCCCATGTGCTGACCTGCAATCTGAGCGATATGGCGGCCGTCGAGGCGCTGCCGAAACAGGCCGCCGACCTGTTGGGCTCGGTCGATATCCTGGTGAACAATGCCGGCATCACGCGCGACAACCTGTTCATGCGTATGTCGGATGACGAATGGCAAAGCGTGATCGACGTCAACCTGACCGCCACCATGAAACTGTGCAAGGGCGTGCTGCGCGGCATGATGAAGGCGCGCTGGGGCCGGATCGTGAATATCTCGTCTGTGGTGGGTGCCATCGGCAACCCGGGGCAGGGCAATTATGCCGCCTCCAAGGCGGGTGTCGTCGGCATGTCCAAGGCGCTGGCCTATGAGGTCGCCAGCCGGGGAATCACCGTCAACGCGGTGGCACCGGGCTTTATCACCACGGCAATGACCGACAAGCTGACGGATGAGCAGAAATCGGGCCTGCTGACGCAGGTTCCCGCTGGCCGCATGGGTTCGCCCGAGGAAATCGCGGCGGCGGTCCTGTATCTTGCCAGTCCCGAGGCCGCTTATGTGACCGGTGCCACCTTGCATGTGAACGGCGGTATGGCCATGTTGTGA
- the fabD gene encoding ACP S-malonyltransferase, translating to MTTAFVFPGQGAQTIGMGKALAEAYPAAQAVFDEVDAALGEKLSALIWEGDIETLTLTQNAQPALMATSMAAMRALEAEGVAITQAAFVAGHSLGEYSALAAAGALSVGDTARLLRTRGQAMQSAVPVGQGAMAAILGLDLAAVREVAAEAAQGEVCQAANDNDPTQVVVSGAKAAVERAAEIAKAKGAKRAVMLPVSAPFHCALMQPAADAMAEALAAVEIKAPAVPLVANVRAEAVSDPDLIRQLLVEQVTGSVRWRESVEYMAAQGVTEIWEIGAGKALSGMVRKINREIACKPAGTPEDVQKILAGDA from the coding sequence ATGACGACCGCATTCGTGTTTCCCGGGCAGGGCGCCCAGACCATCGGCATGGGCAAGGCGCTGGCCGAGGCCTATCCGGCCGCGCAGGCCGTGTTCGACGAGGTCGACGCGGCGCTGGGAGAGAAGCTGAGCGCGCTGATCTGGGAGGGCGATATCGAGACCCTGACGCTGACGCAGAATGCGCAACCGGCGCTGATGGCGACCTCGATGGCGGCGATGCGCGCGCTCGAGGCCGAGGGCGTGGCGATCACCCAAGCCGCCTTTGTCGCCGGTCACTCGCTGGGCGAGTATTCGGCGCTGGCCGCTGCCGGGGCGCTGAGCGTCGGTGACACCGCGCGGCTGCTGCGCACCCGTGGGCAAGCGATGCAAAGCGCGGTGCCGGTCGGGCAGGGTGCCATGGCGGCGATCCTGGGGCTTGACCTTGCAGCGGTGCGCGAGGTGGCTGCCGAGGCCGCGCAGGGTGAGGTCTGTCAGGCCGCCAATGACAACGACCCCACTCAGGTGGTGGTCTCGGGCGCCAAGGCGGCGGTCGAACGCGCCGCCGAGATCGCCAAGGCCAAGGGCGCCAAGCGCGCGGTCATGCTGCCGGTCAGCGCCCCGTTCCACTGCGCCCTGATGCAGCCCGCCGCCGATGCCATGGCCGAGGCGCTGGCCGCGGTCGAAATCAAGGCCCCCGCCGTGCCGCTGGTCGCCAATGTGCGCGCCGAGGCGGTGAGCGATCCCGACCTGATCCGGCAGTTGCTGGTCGAACAGGTCACCGGCTCGGTCCGCTGGCGTGAAAGCGTCGAATACATGGCCGCCCAGGGCGTGACCGAGATCTGGGAGATCGGCGCGGGCAAGGCGCTGTCGGGTATGGTGCGCAAGATCAACCGCGAGATCGCGTGCAAACCGGCGGGCACACCTGAAGATGTGCAAAAAATCCTTGCTGGCGACGCCTGA
- a CDS encoding cytochrome b/b6 domain-containing protein: MTLTNTPHSYGGVAKGLHWLTALLIVTLLPLGWVADQAAGRATAGGAGAEEIARAAWLFSAHKTLGIALFAVALLRIFWALTQKRPGLLNADHRAEALAAETVHWLLYGALVLVPLSGWIHHAATEGFAPIWWPLGQSLPMVPKSAALAELTAVLHRAFLLVLLGALALHVAGALKHHLIDRDATLRRMLPGRIDLPMPPKQVHSAAPLLLALLVWLGAFGAGAWVNTHSAPHAPAEVQRTALAPVASDWQVSEGTLAITVTQLGSAVSGSFADWTAAIRYDPRETPGPTGEVTVTIAIPSLALGSVTAQAMGADFFDAAQFPTADFTATLHRTETGHEARGELSLRGASVPLTLPFDLELDGDTARMRGTVTLDRRDFGIGANMPDESSLKFPVTVDVSLTATR; encoded by the coding sequence ATGACCCTGACCAATACCCCACACAGCTATGGCGGCGTGGCCAAGGGCCTGCACTGGTTGACCGCATTGCTGATCGTGACCCTGCTGCCGCTGGGCTGGGTTGCCGATCAGGCCGCCGGGCGGGCCACCGCCGGGGGCGCCGGCGCCGAAGAGATCGCACGCGCCGCCTGGCTGTTCTCGGCGCACAAGACATTGGGCATCGCTCTGTTTGCGGTGGCCTTGCTGCGCATCTTCTGGGCGCTGACCCAGAAACGCCCCGGGCTGCTGAACGCCGACCACCGGGCCGAGGCGCTGGCGGCCGAAACCGTGCACTGGCTGCTCTATGGCGCCTTGGTGCTGGTGCCGCTCAGCGGCTGGATCCACCATGCCGCGACCGAGGGCTTCGCTCCGATCTGGTGGCCGCTGGGCCAATCCCTGCCGATGGTGCCCAAAAGCGCCGCGCTGGCGGAACTCACCGCCGTGCTGCACCGCGCCTTTCTGCTGGTGTTGCTGGGGGCGCTGGCGCTGCATGTGGCGGGCGCATTGAAACACCACCTGATCGACCGCGACGCAACCCTGCGGCGGATGCTGCCGGGGCGGATCGACTTGCCCATGCCGCCCAAACAGGTCCACAGCGCCGCACCGCTGCTGCTGGCGCTGCTGGTCTGGCTGGGCGCATTTGGCGCTGGCGCATGGGTGAACACACATTCCGCCCCGCACGCACCGGCAGAGGTGCAACGCACGGCGCTGGCACCGGTGGCCTCGGACTGGCAGGTAAGCGAAGGCACGCTGGCGATCACCGTCACCCAGCTGGGCAGCGCCGTCAGCGGCAGCTTCGCCGACTGGACCGCCGCGATCCGGTATGATCCGCGCGAGACACCCGGTCCGACGGGCGAGGTCACCGTCACCATCGCCATCCCCTCTCTGGCGCTGGGATCGGTCACCGCCCAGGCGATGGGCGCGGATTTCTTCGATGCCGCGCAGTTTCCCACCGCGGATTTCACCGCCACGCTGCACCGCACCGAAACCGGCCACGAGGCACGGGGCGAGCTGAGCCTGCGCGGCGCCAGCGTCCCGCTCACCCTGCCCTTCGATCTGGAGCTTGACGGCGATACCGCCCGCATGCGCGGCACCGTCACGCTCGACCGGCGCGATTTCGGGATCGGAGCCAACATGCCCGACGAAAGCTCGCTGAAATTCCCGGTCACGGTCGATGTATCCCTGACCGCCACACGATAG
- a CDS encoding ATP-binding protein, producing the protein MRKIHRLFGRVFIEDVFTPRGPVNRKMYINRGQVEDDLARSANDTLHIIIFGNSGCGKSWLYKKVFKEKGIFFLTVNLSGASSQQSIAKELVSTVGRRNGTGRVKKAKSHGFSWFITYSETEELSTELDGHDAFLNALKHCRKLAGRRPAFLVFENLELIFEQRDLLRELGNIIALLDDDQFAKFDVRIAIVGTPSNIRNYFRSVPRLETIANRLIELEEIARLSDEDVARFVERGFRTLLKYREETNAVNYLIRRAITVTRGNAQRLHEFCKEVALQGQQDRFLSLERIEKGEREWLRRRFHINQTTVASWIVDPARETALMGQYLKDGYVSDLLLQNLYLCALGLVKEDEFTVQDVTELIQDELSAHPVTQKVLRKLEGQIAMRTGSMLAKLADDINGASHPILDRFEPPSGNRIFRFRDMQYQMCLSSMFNVFDNGRRVEINHPSWVSSTDDAQQRTSVE; encoded by the coding sequence ATGAGAAAGATTCATCGACTTTTTGGTCGAGTTTTCATAGAGGACGTTTTCACGCCGCGCGGCCCAGTAAATAGAAAAATGTATATTAACAGAGGCCAAGTAGAAGATGACTTGGCTAGGTCTGCCAATGACACATTGCACATCATCATCTTTGGCAACAGTGGGTGCGGGAAGTCGTGGCTATACAAGAAGGTATTCAAAGAGAAGGGGATTTTTTTTCTCACCGTAAACCTTTCTGGGGCTTCAAGTCAGCAGTCAATTGCAAAAGAGCTAGTTTCAACAGTTGGTCGGCGTAATGGAACTGGCCGTGTCAAGAAGGCTAAGTCTCACGGATTCTCTTGGTTCATTACATATTCCGAGACTGAAGAGCTTTCAACGGAGCTCGATGGTCATGATGCTTTCCTTAACGCCTTGAAGCATTGCCGAAAATTGGCAGGCAGAAGGCCGGCGTTCCTCGTTTTTGAGAATCTAGAGCTCATCTTCGAACAAAGGGATTTGCTGAGGGAGCTGGGCAACATTATTGCGTTGCTCGATGACGATCAGTTTGCCAAGTTTGACGTGAGAATTGCGATTGTGGGAACGCCGAGCAACATTCGAAACTATTTTCGAAGCGTTCCGAGGCTTGAGACAATTGCCAATCGTCTTATCGAGCTGGAAGAAATCGCTCGACTCAGCGATGAAGACGTCGCTCGCTTCGTCGAACGCGGCTTTAGAACGCTCCTCAAGTATCGCGAAGAAACGAATGCTGTTAACTATTTGATCCGGCGCGCAATTACTGTCACAAGAGGCAATGCACAACGTTTGCACGAGTTTTGCAAAGAAGTTGCCTTGCAGGGACAGCAAGACAGGTTCCTGAGCCTTGAGCGAATAGAAAAGGGAGAGCGAGAATGGCTAAGGCGTCGTTTTCACATCAATCAAACTACTGTTGCAAGTTGGATTGTTGATCCAGCACGAGAAACTGCGCTTATGGGGCAGTATTTGAAAGATGGTTACGTATCAGACTTGCTTTTACAAAATTTGTATCTTTGTGCACTTGGTTTAGTCAAGGAGGACGAATTCACAGTGCAAGATGTTACTGAGTTGATCCAAGATGAGCTTTCCGCGCACCCAGTAACGCAGAAGGTCCTACGAAAGCTAGAAGGTCAGATAGCGATGCGAACTGGATCAATGCTTGCAAAGCTAGCAGACGACATAAATGGGGCAAGCCACCCGATCTTGGACAGATTTGAACCCCCGTCGGGAAATCGCATATTTCGCTTTAGAGATATGCAATATCAAATGTGTCTTTCTTCCATGTTTAACGTATTCGACAATGGAAGGCGGGTCGAAATCAATCATCCGTCTTGGGTTTCGTCTACCGATGACGCGCAACAGCGGACATCGGTAGAATAG
- a CDS encoding YceI family protein — protein sequence MKSTRLAAALILAGLASAATAAPEKYLLDSSHSQVVFSYNHLGYSTTTGMFSGFEGEIMFDKEDPAASSVTVSMPVLSMFTGWQAREDHFFSGDFFGAKDGDMITFASTAIEVTGETTAKITGDLTMNGVTKPVVLDAVLNQMGDHPMAGKPWAGFDATTTVVRSDFNLGKFAPFVGDEVELRISVEAMKAD from the coding sequence ATGAAATCCACCCGCCTTGCCGCCGCGCTGATCCTGGCCGGCCTTGCCAGCGCCGCCACCGCCGCCCCCGAGAAATACCTGCTGGATTCCAGCCACAGCCAGGTCGTGTTCAGCTATAACCACCTGGGCTATTCCACCACCACCGGCATGTTCTCGGGGTTCGAGGGCGAAATCATGTTCGACAAGGAAGACCCCGCCGCGTCGTCGGTGACCGTGTCGATGCCGGTCCTGTCGATGTTCACCGGTTGGCAGGCACGCGAAGATCATTTCTTCTCGGGTGACTTCTTTGGCGCCAAGGACGGCGACATGATCACCTTTGCCTCGACCGCGATCGAGGTGACCGGCGAGACCACCGCTAAGATCACCGGTGATCTGACCATGAACGGCGTGACCAAGCCGGTGGTGCTGGACGCGGTGCTGAACCAGATGGGCGACCACCCGATGGCGGGCAAGCCCTGGGCCGGGTTCGATGCAACCACCACCGTGGTACGCTCGGATTTCAACCTTGGCAAATTCGCGCCCTTCGTCGGCGACGAGGTTGAACTGCGCATCTCGGTCGAGGCGATGAAGGCCGACTAA
- the rpsF gene encoding 30S ribosomal protein S6 has product MPLYEHVMIARQDLSNTQAEGLIEHFGAVLSDNGGSLVDHEYWGVKTMAYKINKNRKGHYAFLRTDAPASAVQEMERLMRLHDDVMRVLTIKVDEHAEGPSVQMQKRDERDSRRERR; this is encoded by the coding sequence ATGCCTCTCTATGAGCATGTCATGATTGCGCGTCAGGATCTGTCCAACACGCAAGCCGAAGGCCTCATCGAACATTTCGGTGCCGTACTCAGCGACAATGGCGGCAGCCTGGTCGACCACGAGTACTGGGGCGTCAAGACGATGGCCTACAAGATCAACAAGAACCGCAAGGGCCACTATGCCTTCCTGCGCACCGACGCACCCGCGTCCGCCGTGCAGGAAATGGAACGCCTGATGCGCCTGCATGACGACGTGATGCGCGTTCTGACCATCAAGGTCGACGAGCACGCCGAAGGACCCTCGGTCCAGATGCAGAAGCGCGACGAGCGCGACAGCCGCCGCGAACGCCGCTAA
- the rpsR gene encoding 30S ribosomal protein S18: MAAKPFFRRRKVCPFSGDNAPKIDYKDTKLLQRYISERGKIVPSRITAVSAKKQRELARAIKRARFLALLPYAVK, encoded by the coding sequence ATGGCCGCTAAACCGTTTTTCCGCCGTCGCAAGGTGTGCCCCTTCTCGGGCGACAACGCACCCAAGATCGACTACAAGGACACCAAGCTGCTGCAGCGCTATATCAGCGAACGCGGCAAGATCGTGCCCTCGCGCATCACCGCCGTCTCGGCCAAGAAGCAGCGCGAACTGGCCCGTGCCATCAAGCGCGCGCGCTTCCTCGCCCTGCTGCCCTACGCCGTGAAGTAA
- the rplI gene encoding 50S ribosomal protein L9: MQVILLERVAKLGQMGDVVDVKSGYARNFLLPQSKALVASDANIAQFEAQKAQLEARNLETKQEAEALAVKLDGQQFVVIRSASDAGALYGSVTPRDAAEAATEAGFSVDKKQIALIAPIKDLGLHTVAVRLHPEVEVSINLNIARSPEEAELQASGKSIQELAAEEEAAAEFEIAELFDDLGGAASDDDDQAPASDETA; encoded by the coding sequence ATGCAAGTTATCCTTCTCGAACGCGTGGCCAAGCTGGGTCAGATGGGCGACGTCGTGGACGTCAAATCGGGCTATGCCCGCAACTTCCTGCTGCCGCAAAGCAAGGCGCTGGTCGCATCGGATGCGAACATCGCCCAGTTCGAAGCGCAGAAAGCTCAGCTCGAAGCCCGCAACCTGGAAACCAAGCAGGAAGCCGAGGCCCTGGCCGTCAAGCTCGACGGACAGCAGTTCGTCGTGATTCGCTCGGCATCGGATGCCGGCGCGCTGTATGGCTCGGTCACCCCGCGTGACGCCGCCGAAGCCGCCACCGAAGCCGGCTTCTCGGTCGACAAGAAGCAGATCGCCCTGATCGCTCCGATCAAGGACCTGGGTCTGCACACCGTCGCCGTGCGCCTGCACCCCGAGGTCGAGGTCAGCATCAACCTGAACATCGCACGCTCGCCCGAAGAGGCCGAGCTGCAGGCATCGGGCAAGTCGATCCAGGAACTGGCCGCCGAAGAAGAGGCCGCCGCTGAATTCGAGATCGCCGAACTGTTCGACGATCTCGGCGGCGCCGCGTCCGACGACGACGACCAGGCCCCCGCCAGCGACGAAACCGCCTGA
- a CDS encoding lytic transglycosylase domain-containing protein, with product MQFTRRALLLTGLALPVAACGREPEPAATFNPPLYPNETPELRAAINRWADHYELPRNLVHKLAIRESTHRPWAVNRPYYGLLQILPATARTMGYRGGPEGLLDADTNLQYAGKYLRGAWLLADGSQDRAIQLYASGYYYEAKRRGMLVETGLRPAS from the coding sequence ATGCAGTTCACCCGCCGCGCCCTGTTGCTGACCGGTCTTGCCCTGCCCGTTGCCGCCTGCGGGCGCGAACCGGAACCTGCCGCGACCTTCAATCCGCCGCTCTACCCCAACGAAACGCCCGAGCTGCGCGCCGCGATCAACCGCTGGGCCGATCACTATGAACTGCCGCGCAATCTGGTGCACAAGCTGGCGATCCGCGAAAGCACCCATCGCCCCTGGGCGGTCAACCGGCCCTATTACGGCCTGCTCCAGATCCTGCCTGCGACCGCCCGCACCATGGGCTATCGCGGTGGGCCCGAAGGGCTGCTGGATGCAGATACCAACCTGCAATATGCGGGCAAATACCTGCGCGGCGCCTGGCTGCTGGCCGATGGCAGCCAGGACCGGGCGATTCAGCTCTATGCCTCGGGCTACTACTACGAGGCGAAGCGGCGCGGCATGCTGGTCGAGACCGGTTTGCGCCCCGCCTCTTGA
- a CDS encoding helix-turn-helix domain-containing protein yields MDTVDTVVGRRIRARRSALGLSQAELGRAVGVRFQQVQKYESGANRVSASRLWAIAEVLDVHISHFFEGIQAPDSGVIDGSDAPVDRLMFLQDRDSVEMVEIYSSLPPAQKRAVLAFVRTMAVDTQMSGEKVPG; encoded by the coding sequence ATGGATACAGTCGATACCGTAGTAGGGCGCCGCATCCGCGCCAGGCGCTCGGCGCTTGGTCTCAGCCAGGCCGAGCTTGGCCGGGCGGTCGGAGTGCGTTTTCAGCAGGTTCAGAAATATGAATCCGGTGCGAACCGGGTCAGCGCGTCGCGCCTTTGGGCGATTGCCGAAGTGCTCGATGTGCATATCAGTCATTTCTTCGAAGGCATCCAGGCACCGGACTCCGGCGTGATCGATGGCAGCGATGCGCCCGTCGACCGGCTGATGTTCCTGCAGGATCGCGATTCTGTAGAAATGGTCGAGATTTATAGCAGCTTGCCTCCAGCGCAAAAGCGTGCTGTTCTTGCCTTTGTCAGAACGATGGCGGTTGATACGCAAATGTCCGGGGAAAAAGTGCCCGGATAA
- a CDS encoding LuxR family transcriptional regulator translates to MDIVDLGTLPKSEAVYSDFLLQVREKLEMDHAAYAGLNPAAGAIHGYVTYSDEWKLHYQEQGFHMIDPTLHMSQRSIAPVDWSRLERSNDFRRVFRDAHDFGIGDQGLTIPVRGPYGDVGLLSVTRECSTEEWQKLVRHVIGDLQSLAVHIHDTVMSSDMLGRILYHPSLSTREVEILQWVAAGKSQQDIGDILSISHRTVEVHLRSSREKLCALTTAQAVGRAVGLGLIYPG, encoded by the coding sequence ATGGATATTGTCGATCTCGGGACTTTGCCAAAGTCGGAAGCCGTTTATTCGGACTTCCTTCTGCAAGTGCGCGAAAAGCTTGAGATGGACCATGCTGCCTATGCCGGGCTGAACCCGGCAGCTGGCGCCATCCACGGCTATGTCACCTACAGCGACGAGTGGAAGCTCCATTATCAGGAGCAGGGCTTCCACATGATCGACCCGACCCTGCACATGAGCCAGCGCAGCATCGCTCCGGTCGACTGGAGCCGCCTGGAGCGCAGCAATGATTTCCGCCGCGTCTTTCGCGACGCCCATGACTTTGGCATCGGCGATCAGGGCCTGACCATCCCGGTACGTGGTCCCTATGGCGATGTCGGCCTGCTCAGCGTCACCCGGGAATGCTCGACCGAGGAATGGCAGAAGCTGGTGCGCCATGTGATCGGCGACCTGCAATCACTGGCGGTGCATATCCACGACACGGTGATGAGTTCGGACATGCTGGGCCGAATCCTCTATCACCCGTCGCTCTCGACCCGCGAGGTCGAGATCCTGCAATGGGTGGCCGCTGGCAAATCGCAACAGGACATCGGCGATATCCTGTCGATCTCCCATCGCACGGTCGAGGTGCACCTACGCTCGTCTCGCGAGAAACTCTGCGCGTTGACGACCGCTCAGGCTGTCGGGCGTGCCGTGGGACTGGGTCTGATCTACCCCGGCTGA
- a CDS encoding acyl-homoserine-lactone synthase, giving the protein MIIVIDALNKHLFGGVLDDMFRLRARVFGDRLGWDVTIEDGKEIDRFDHLDPAYVVGLDDDGNVVAAVRALQTTGPHMLADVFSDILCGEPPIRSATMWESTRFCVDTQRLKRGKDRNSVSYATCELMIGSLEYARRAGISDIVTVIDPVMDRVLKRSDNAPYDYVGQTVPMGKVPALAALLDTGEERVNRVREFAGIIHDVFLSDEDALALFNGAHGEQADQPVANADYSPTTPLERYLVEQLQAAGTEEEVKAVQGLIEALAGSLEPSRKQQLLNTPKLVAREA; this is encoded by the coding sequence ATGATCATCGTGATCGACGCTTTGAACAAGCATCTATTCGGTGGGGTTCTGGATGACATGTTTCGGTTGCGTGCCCGAGTGTTTGGTGATCGTCTGGGATGGGATGTAACAATTGAAGATGGCAAGGAGATCGACCGTTTCGATCACCTTGATCCGGCCTATGTCGTCGGGCTTGACGACGACGGCAACGTAGTTGCGGCCGTCAGGGCGTTGCAGACCACAGGCCCGCATATGCTGGCGGATGTGTTTTCCGACATCCTCTGTGGCGAACCACCGATCCGCAGCGCCACGATGTGGGAATCCACCCGGTTCTGTGTGGACACGCAGCGGCTCAAACGCGGCAAGGACCGCAATTCGGTGTCATATGCCACATGCGAGCTGATGATCGGCTCGCTGGAATATGCCCGCCGCGCAGGGATCAGCGATATCGTCACCGTGATCGACCCGGTGATGGACCGGGTCCTCAAACGCTCGGACAACGCGCCGTACGACTATGTGGGCCAAACCGTGCCGATGGGCAAGGTACCGGCGCTCGCCGCCCTGCTCGATACCGGAGAGGAGCGCGTCAACCGCGTGCGTGAATTCGCAGGTATCATCCATGACGTGTTTCTGAGCGATGAGGACGCGCTGGCCCTGTTCAACGGGGCGCATGGCGAACAGGCCGATCAGCCAGTGGCCAATGCAGATTACAGCCCCACCACACCGCTGGAACGCTATCTGGTCGAACAGCTTCAGGCCGCCGGAACCGAAGAGGAAGTGAAAGCGGTGCAGGGCCTGATCGAGGCGCTGGCCGGGTCGCTGGAACCAAGCCGGAAGCAGCAGTTGCTGAATACCCCAAAACTGGTCGCGCGTGAGGCCTGA